Proteins from one Candidatus Saccharimonadales bacterium genomic window:
- a CDS encoding endonuclease/exonuclease/phosphatase family protein produces MKLLQINTWTLRLSFNLSDMIINEAPDIVAFQEIADSKIQIGLFPSLTEFMDRVKFHHTYFSPVYSFLYMSGSIEFGNAIISNLELLDQNTVFTNLKYKDNFSLQDDDYNVRNFQHVTAKDENGNKFHLINHHGYHVPEHKKGDQFTLKACEQIAKYANSLDGPVIISGDFNLEPGSESLAAIEKSFRNLSTEYKLKTTRNSLTKKTEVCDYIFVNESVHVTDFYLSKVVASDHQGLVLDFTLS; encoded by the coding sequence ATGAAACTCCTCCAAATAAATACATGGACATTAAGATTATCATTCAATCTTTCAGATATGATCATTAATGAAGCGCCGGATATTGTAGCATTTCAAGAAATAGCAGATTCAAAAATACAAATTGGACTTTTCCCTTCGTTAACTGAGTTCATGGATAGAGTAAAATTTCATCATACATACTTTTCTCCAGTGTATAGCTTTTTATATATGTCTGGATCGATAGAATTTGGGAATGCGATAATTAGTAATTTAGAACTCCTAGACCAAAACACAGTTTTTACAAACTTGAAGTATAAAGATAACTTCTCCCTTCAAGATGATGATTATAATGTAAGAAATTTTCAACACGTTACCGCTAAGGATGAAAACGGAAATAAGTTTCACCTTATTAACCACCATGGTTATCACGTACCAGAACATAAGAAGGGTGATCAGTTTACTCTAAAAGCATGTGAGCAAATTGCAAAGTATGCAAATTCACTTGACGGTCCAGTCATTATATCTGGGGACTTTAACTTAGAGCCGGGAAGTGAATCACTTGCTGCAATTGAAAAGTCGTTCCGCAATTTATCTACAGAATATAAACTGAAAACGACACGCAATAGTTTGACAAAAAAAACGGAAGTGTGTGACTACATATTTGTGAATGAGTCAGTACATGTTACAGATTTTTATCTGTCCAAGGTTGTTGCATCTGATCATCAAGGCCTTGTGTTAGATTTTACACTTTCTTGA